From the genome of Primulina eburnea isolate SZY01 chromosome 12, ASM2296580v1, whole genome shotgun sequence, one region includes:
- the LOC140808361 gene encoding auxin response factor 17-like, which translates to MSNHATASEVDAGVWLAIAGASVQIPSPHSYVYYFPEGHIEHSPSPAIVNSGIPLKRPLIFCQVLSARLLSSHISDLVFAKILLQPLHPHVQRAANRHCHGDDIQNGVVSFAKILTPSDANNGGGFSVPRYCAESIFPPLDFEADPPVQNLTMKDTNNNAWEFRHIYRGTPRRHLLTTGWSKFVNAKRLVAGDSTVFMRKESTAELFIGVRRAVRFGTKNAWTSAESTSNGSKDEVMEAMEKAAKGMAFEVVYYPKAGLPDFVVSAERVEDALRICWSPGMQVKMAVETEDTSRMTWYHGTITAAGSPEAGPWRGSPWRMLQVTWDDAQPLQNMNKLNPWQIEYVLPLPQLHSPFPYHKKLKVLQHHGEANCYVPMKEITNAMAENPNSSVFNHSSFPASMQGARRDHCSISSLSNSESDNSLQTFANLLTNGADSNSKPVSAALNIKNSPLHNLSSSSQNSDQFCGIGSSGQQGNSSSSPIGGHSFQLFGKIIEISKPAEHGLSNEDCRTDGEYKENSIISNQPNSSPSRNSNGVFVGLIINSEKPQL; encoded by the exons ATGTCTAACCACGCCACCGCCTCCGAGGTTGACGCCGGAGTTTGGCTCGCAATTGCCGGTGCATCCGTACAAATCCCCTCCCCTCACTCCTACGTCTACTACTTCCCGGAAGGTCATATCGAACATTCCCCTTCTCCCGCCATCGTGAATTCCGGTATTCCCCTTAAAAGGCCATTGATTTTCTGCCAAGTTCTATCTGCTCGTTTACTGTCGAGTCATATCTCCGACCTGGTCTTCGCCAAAATTCTTCTGCAGCCACTTCACCCCCACGTGCAACGCGCGGCGAATCGCCATTGCCATGGCGATGACATTCAAAACGGCGTGGTCTCGTTTGCGAAGATTTTGACACCATCGGATGCTAATAATGGCGGAGGGTTTTCTGTCCCGAGATACTGCGCGGAATCGATTTTTCCACCACTCGACTTCGAGGCCGACCCCCCTGTCCAAAATTTGACGATGAAAGACACCAATAACAATGCATGGGAGTTTCGACACATCTATCGGGGCACACCACGCCGCCACTTGTTAACCACTGGTTGGAGCAAGTTTGTCAATGCCAAACGCCTCGTTGCGGGAGATTCCACTGTGTTTATGCGGAAAGAATCCACTGCCGAGCTCTTCATTGGAGTAAGGAGAGCCGTTCGATTTGGCACCAAAAACGCATGGACCTCTGCCGAAAGCACTTCCAATGGTAGCAAGGATGAGGTGATGGAGGCGATGGAGAAGGCGGCGAAAGGAATGGCATTCGAGGTGGTGTATTATCCTAAGGCTGGATTGCCGGATTTTGTGGTGAGCGCTGAGAGGGTGGAAGATGCATTGCGGATTTGCTGGAGCCCTGGAATGCAGGTGAAAATGGCAGTAGAGACGGAGGATACGTCGAGGATGACATGGTATCACGGAACCATAACGGCTGCCGGGTCACCGGAGGCCGGGCCGTGGCGTGGTTCTCCCTGGCGCATGCTCCAG GTAACATGGGATGATGCTCAACCCCTGCAGAACATGAACAAGTTGAACCCTTGGCAAATTGAATATGTTCTGCCTCTGCCACAGCTTCATTCTCCATTTCCTTATCATAAGAAATTAAAAGTCCTCCAGCATCATGGAGAGGCAAATTGTTATGTCCCTATGAAAGAGATAACTAATGCAATGGCAGAGAATCCGAACTCGTCCGTGTTCAATCATTCTTCTTTTCCTGCTAGCATGCAGGGAGCCAGGCGAGATCACTGTAGTATATCCAGTTTGTCCAACTCCGAGAGTGACAACTCCCTCCAGACTTTCGCCAACCTACTTACAAATGGTGCAGATTCAAATTCGAAACCAGTCTCTGCAGCTCTGAACATTAAAAACTCACCTCTACACAACTTATCATCAAGTAGTCAGAACAGCGATCAATTCTGTGGCATTGGGTCATCTGGACAGCAGGGAAATTCTTCTTCAAGTCCAATTGGTGGTCATTCATTTCAATTGTTTGGAAAGATCATCGAGATATCCAAGCCTGCGGAACATGGTTTGAGCAATGAGGATTGTCGCACAGATGGTGAATACAAAGAAAATAGTATTATCAGCAACCAACCAAATTCTTCTCCTAGTCGGAATAGCAACGGAGTGTTTGTAGGCCTTATTATCAATTCTGAAAAGCCTCAGCTTTAA
- the LOC140807141 gene encoding uncharacterized protein, whose protein sequence is MERTEPTLVPEWLRSTGNVAGGGVSAHHSDVFSSLNSIRGKPSRSNSEKGRPDFVDRNASFNSRLSSSSNGSGKHPYSSFTRSRRDKNFDREKEKSLSMDIWDHDSLASILTSRVENSALKQSHSLVSRKPGEVLAHRADDSRNGINHYGVHHAGSNSRGIQKNTFEKDFPSLGIEEKHDVTGVRKILSPGLGSAVQNLPIGNPGFLGGEKWTSALAEVPVSLTNNGTEHSTPQQSLGTLMSSASGASSTASLNMAEALSQSPARVHVSQLPDKSQRLEELAIKQSRQLIPMTPSMPKLLVPSSADKLKQPKVKSDSSSTSHVGKYMVLKSGRESGVTTGTKDASSPCDSNFRTANGQLAISPSTPTASLSRNSSTVSVLENKTATLSLGSRSTVDKRLSQSMAKSRSEFFNLMRRKTSITAPAILSDSSTAVSPSSAETSGEIFQGVHTSMSPRVYENDDSVICNGDGREVPEKIFNFSDVGEKKMLGDGAICPDEEEAAFLRSLGWDENGGEDEGLTEEEINAFYQEYMNRRPSSKVCVSSTLTEFHTATAGIAVSDSNSSISESEA, encoded by the exons ATGGAAAGAACTGAACCTACATTAGTTCCTGAATGGTTGAGAAGTACTGGAAATGTTGCTGGAGGTGGTGTCTCCGCCCACCACTCAG ATGTTTTTTCTTCTCTGAACTCCATACGAGGTAAGCCTTCTAGAAGCAACAGTGAGAAAGGTAGGCCTGATTTTGTGGATAGAAACGCTTCATTCAATTCTAGACTTAGTTCAAGTAGCAATGGTTCTGGTAAACATCCATATAGTAGTTTCACAAGGAGCCGCCGAGATAAGAACTTTGacagagaaaaagagaaatctcTTTCCATGGACATCTGGGATCATGACTCCTTAGCAAGTATATTAACTAGTAGAGTCGAGAATAGTGCCTTGAAGCAATCACATTCATTGGTTTCTAGAAAACCTGGTGAAGTATTAGCTCACAGAGCAGATGATTCAAGAAACGGTATTAACCATTATGGCGTGCATCACGCGGGCAGTAATTCTCGTGGAATTCAGAAGAATACATTTGAAAAGGACTTTCCATCTCTTGGAATTGAGGAGAAGCATGACGTGACTGGAGTTAGGAAAATTTTGTCTCCTGGATTAGGTTCTGCTGTTCAAAATTTACCCATTGGCAATCCAGGGTTTCTTGGTGGTGAGAAATGGACTTCTGCTTTAGCGGAGGTGCCAGTCAGTCTTACCAATAATGGCACGGAACACTCAACTCCTCAACAGAGCTTGGGAACACTTATGTCTTCAGCATCAGGAGCTTCTAGCACTGCTTCTCTTAACATGGCTGAGGCATTGTCCCAGTCTCCTGCACGAGTTCATGTCTCTCAG CTACCTGATAAGAGCCAAAGGCTTGAGGAATTGGCCATCAAGCAGTCTAGACAATTGATTCCTATGACTCCGTCAATGCCTAAACTGTTG GTTCCTAGTTCCGCAGATAAATTGAAACAACCAAAG GTCAAATCTGATTCTTCGAGTACATCTCATGTTGGAAAGTATATGGTTCTTAAATCAGGACGCGAGAGTGGTGTCACCACTGGGACAAAAGATGCATCTAGTCCTTGTGATTCAAATTTCAGGACAGCTAATGGGCAGCTTGCTATATCTCCGTCAACCCCAACTGCATCACTGAGTCGAAACAGTTCTACGGTTTCGGTGCTTGAAAACAAGACCGCCACATTATCACTTGGTTCTAGATCTACTGTGGACAAGAGACTGTCCCAATCTATGGCCAAAAGCAGAAGTGAATTTTTTAATCTCATGAGAAGAAAAACCTCAATTACAGCTCCAGCCATTCTATCAGATTCAAGTACGGCCGTTTCACCTTCGAGTGCAGAGACATCTGGTGAAATATTTCAAGGTGTTCATACTTCAATGAGTCCTCGTGTGTATGAGAATGATGATTCTGTAATTTGCAATGGTGATGGGCGTGAAGTTCCTGAGAAGATTTTCAATTTTTCTGATGTTGGAGAGAAGAAAATGTTAGGTGATGGGGCAATTTGTCCAGATGAAGAAGAAGCAGCTTTCCTTCGTTCGCTTGGTTGGGACGAAAATGGTGGAGAAGATGAAGGCCTCACAGAGGAAGAGATCAATGCTTTTTATCAAGAG TACATGAATAGAAGGCCATCTTCCAAAGTGTGCGTGAGTTCTACACTGACAGAATTTCACACAGCAACGGCTGGCATAGCTGTTTCTGACTCAAACTCCTCCATATCTGAGTCTGAAGCTTGA